One genomic segment of Natrialbaceae archaeon AArc-T1-2 includes these proteins:
- a CDS encoding amidase, giving the protein MPIRPPTEEDLHELAASLYLDLTDDEAAFFAEMARERVDAYETVRSYDLEPKLGGRKPRERTGGRRPSDEEDPHNAWVTKCRVAGDDDGELAGWEIALKDNVCVAGVEMTCGSQVLEGYVPNVDATIVTRLLEAGVDVVGKTNMDDMAMTTSGYSTVGPIRNPRDTAHTAGGSSGGSAAVVAAGEVDAAIGSDQGGSVRIPAALCGVVGHKPTYELVPYTGCVGLEHAIDHPGPMGPDVETVSRVLSTIAGSNERDLRSHAPVPVDRYEEMLDGDVSDLTIGVLTEGFDKPEADEAVLEEVRTSIDQLEALGATLEDVSVPMHADAKAIHKVCSAEGLLDAMIGEGLGHGFKAWYNTSWIDAFGKFRRAQADDFPARLKLSLLMGAYANRAYHSRYYADGMNLVVELTERYDDCLETCDLLAMPTTVVTAPELDPEQDQFDRLRETGIVANTTAFNRTGHPAISVPAGEVDGLPVGVQLVGARFDDATVLNGAYALERSRNGDLC; this is encoded by the coding sequence ATGCCGATTCGACCGCCGACGGAGGAGGACTTACACGAACTGGCTGCGTCGCTGTATCTCGACCTCACCGACGACGAGGCTGCGTTCTTCGCCGAGATGGCACGCGAACGCGTCGACGCCTACGAGACGGTCCGGTCGTACGACCTCGAGCCGAAACTCGGCGGACGCAAACCGCGCGAACGAACTGGCGGGAGACGACCCTCTGACGAGGAAGATCCGCACAACGCGTGGGTGACGAAGTGTCGCGTCGCCGGCGACGACGACGGTGAACTCGCGGGATGGGAGATAGCGCTCAAGGACAACGTCTGCGTTGCCGGCGTCGAGATGACCTGTGGCTCGCAGGTACTCGAGGGGTACGTCCCGAACGTCGACGCGACGATCGTCACGCGATTGCTCGAGGCAGGGGTGGACGTCGTCGGCAAGACGAATATGGACGACATGGCGATGACGACCTCGGGCTACAGCACCGTCGGCCCGATCAGAAACCCCCGCGATACGGCGCACACGGCGGGCGGTTCGAGCGGCGGGAGCGCAGCCGTCGTCGCCGCCGGGGAGGTCGACGCCGCGATCGGCTCCGATCAGGGCGGCAGCGTTCGCATTCCCGCCGCGCTGTGTGGCGTCGTCGGGCACAAACCGACCTACGAGCTCGTCCCGTACACGGGCTGTGTCGGCCTCGAGCACGCGATCGATCACCCCGGTCCGATGGGGCCAGACGTCGAGACCGTCTCCCGCGTCCTCTCGACGATCGCGGGCAGCAACGAACGCGATCTCCGGAGCCACGCGCCGGTTCCCGTCGATCGATACGAGGAGATGCTCGACGGCGACGTCTCGGATCTCACGATCGGCGTGTTGACCGAGGGGTTCGACAAACCCGAGGCCGATGAGGCCGTACTCGAGGAGGTCCGGACGTCGATCGACCAGCTCGAGGCACTCGGTGCGACACTCGAGGACGTATCGGTGCCGATGCACGCCGACGCGAAGGCGATCCACAAGGTCTGTTCGGCCGAGGGGTTGCTCGACGCGATGATCGGCGAGGGACTGGGCCACGGCTTCAAAGCGTGGTACAACACGTCCTGGATCGACGCCTTCGGGAAATTTCGGCGAGCGCAGGCAGACGACTTTCCGGCGCGGCTCAAACTGTCGTTACTGATGGGTGCGTACGCCAACCGGGCCTACCACTCGCGGTACTACGCCGACGGGATGAACCTCGTCGTCGAGCTGACCGAGCGATACGACGACTGCCTCGAGACGTGTGATCTGCTCGCGATGCCGACGACGGTTGTGACCGCACCGGAACTCGACCCCGAGCAAGATCAGTTCGACCGGCTGCGAGAGACCGGCATCGTCGCCAACACCACCGCGTTCAACCGGACCGGCCACCCCGCGATCAGCGT
- a CDS encoding glutamate-cysteine ligase family protein translates to MQTSIEVEYWVVDESGELTEPGPLVDVSDNVEEEFVGPLFELKTPPCETMAELKREFVGELANVLAEADRCGKGLVPLGTPINCGPIDQHPGERSHIQECVLGENFGYAKYCAGTHVHVEKRNVVDQLNVLIALDPALALCNSSPYFEGRPIASSARAYVYRRKCYEQFPKHGQLWEYADNVGQWNRRLERRYEEFKDAAVTEGIDEERVDERFTPDDVVWTPVRLRQEFPTVEWRSPDATVPSEILRLVADLEAVMERLHHTNVSVAGENGAVTEDGIALPEFDAVCGLADEAIIDGLASQNVRNYLDRMGFSVADYEPITDRIAGREHVGPTDACELRRTYADLLARDVDALLQTADA, encoded by the coding sequence ATGCAAACAAGCATCGAAGTAGAGTATTGGGTCGTCGACGAATCCGGGGAACTCACCGAACCGGGACCTCTCGTCGACGTCTCGGACAACGTCGAGGAGGAGTTCGTCGGGCCGTTGTTCGAGTTGAAGACCCCACCCTGCGAGACGATGGCCGAGCTCAAACGCGAGTTCGTCGGCGAACTCGCCAACGTGTTGGCCGAAGCCGACCGCTGTGGAAAGGGACTCGTTCCGCTCGGCACGCCGATCAACTGCGGCCCGATCGATCAACACCCGGGCGAACGAAGCCACATCCAGGAGTGCGTCCTCGGCGAAAACTTCGGCTACGCCAAGTACTGCGCCGGCACGCACGTCCACGTCGAGAAGCGAAACGTGGTCGATCAGCTGAACGTACTCATCGCCCTCGACCCCGCGCTGGCGCTCTGTAACTCGTCGCCGTACTTCGAGGGGCGGCCGATCGCCAGTAGCGCCCGCGCGTACGTCTACCGGCGGAAGTGTTACGAACAGTTCCCGAAACACGGCCAGCTTTGGGAGTACGCCGACAACGTCGGTCAGTGGAACCGCCGCCTCGAGCGCCGCTACGAGGAGTTCAAGGACGCGGCGGTGACCGAAGGGATCGACGAAGAACGCGTCGACGAGCGGTTCACTCCCGACGACGTCGTCTGGACACCGGTCAGGCTTCGCCAGGAGTTCCCGACCGTCGAGTGGCGCTCGCCCGACGCCACCGTCCCGAGCGAGATCCTCCGGCTCGTCGCGGACCTCGAGGCAGTGATGGAACGCCTCCATCACACGAACGTCTCCGTCGCCGGCGAGAACGGCGCAGTGACCGAAGACGGGATCGCCCTTCCCGAGTTCGACGCCGTCTGTGGCCTCGCAGACGAGGCGATAATCGACGGACTCGCCTCACAGAACGTGCGAAACTACCTCGACCGAATGGGGTTTTCGGTCGCCGACTACGAGCCGATCACGGATCGAATCGCCGGACGCGAACACGTCGGACCGACGGACGCCTGCGAGCTTCGACGAACGTACGCCGACCTGCTCGCTCGGGACGTAGACGCTCTGCTCCAGACGGCGGACGCTTGA
- a CDS encoding nitric oxide synthase oxygenase, with protein sequence MHAPVPEYDPDDLYEAAESFVRQCYAELEREDEIDDRLAEIRASIEETGHYEHTYDEIEHGARMAWRNSNRCIGRLFWEALDVIDARDRDTAEGVFDALCHHLEYATNDGDIRPTITLFEPMVRGERQVRIWNYELIRYAGYETDDGTVGDPDELAFTNYCRSRGWEGEGTDYDVLPLAIQMRDHEPELFEVPDDLVLEVPIAHPDYDWFDDLGLQWYAVPVVSNMRLAIGGLQYTAAPFNGWYMATEIAARNFADEDRYDVLPEVAEGLGLDTDRNRELWKDEALVELNRAVLHSFERDGVKIVDHHTAAEQFEAFERREAKVGREVTGDWSWLIPPMSPATTHIFHTTYDDTITTPNFFYQEPPYED encoded by the coding sequence ATGCACGCGCCCGTGCCGGAGTACGACCCGGACGACCTCTACGAGGCGGCCGAATCGTTCGTCCGGCAGTGCTACGCCGAACTCGAGCGAGAGGACGAGATCGACGACCGCCTGGCGGAGATCCGCGCGTCGATCGAGGAGACGGGCCACTACGAACACACGTACGACGAGATCGAACACGGCGCGCGGATGGCCTGGCGCAACAGCAACCGCTGTATCGGCCGGCTGTTCTGGGAGGCCCTCGACGTGATCGACGCCCGCGACCGCGACACCGCCGAAGGCGTCTTCGACGCGCTCTGTCACCACCTCGAGTACGCCACCAACGACGGCGACATTCGACCGACGATCACGCTGTTCGAGCCGATGGTCCGTGGCGAACGGCAGGTCCGGATCTGGAACTACGAGCTGATCAGGTACGCCGGCTACGAGACCGACGACGGGACCGTCGGCGACCCGGACGAACTCGCGTTCACGAACTACTGTCGGTCGCGTGGCTGGGAGGGGGAGGGCACCGACTACGACGTGCTCCCGCTCGCTATCCAGATGCGCGATCACGAGCCGGAACTGTTCGAGGTGCCCGACGACCTCGTCCTCGAGGTCCCGATCGCACATCCCGACTACGACTGGTTCGACGACCTCGGACTGCAGTGGTACGCCGTCCCCGTCGTCTCGAACATGCGCTTAGCGATCGGCGGCCTCCAGTATACGGCTGCACCCTTCAACGGCTGGTACATGGCGACCGAGATCGCCGCGCGGAACTTCGCCGACGAGGATCGCTACGACGTGTTGCCCGAGGTGGCCGAGGGCCTCGGACTGGACACGGACCGGAACCGCGAACTCTGGAAGGACGAGGCCCTCGTGGAGCTGAACCGGGCGGTGTTGCACTCCTTCGAGCGCGACGGGGTGAAGATCGTCGACCACCACACGGCCGCCGAGCAGTTCGAGGCGTTCGAACGCCGCGAAGCGAAGGTGGGCCGGGAGGTGACCGGCGACTGGTCGTGGCTCATCCCGCCGATGTCACCGGCGACGACCCACATATTCCATACGACGTACGACGATACTATCACCACACCCAATTTCTTCTATCAAGAGCCGCCGTACGAGGACTAG
- the pyrF gene encoding orotidine-5'-phosphate decarboxylase codes for MNFFDRLHDRIRTVDSVVSVGLDPDLDRIPEHLHDHDLPRWAFNRRIIDATHEHAAVYKPNAAFYEGPDGWASLEETIAYAHGKDVPVLLDAKRADIGNTARQYATALETADAITVNPYMGRDSLQPFLADETAGVFILCRTSNPGGADLQDLELASGEPLYKRVAALAELWNENDNVGLVVGATGPEELEELREEVPDLPFLVPGVGAQGGDVEAAVEYGLADGVGLVNSSRGIIFAGEDQGEEFAQASSQAAKRLKKRLNQYR; via the coding sequence ATGAACTTCTTCGATCGACTCCACGACCGCATCCGGACGGTCGACAGCGTCGTCTCGGTCGGACTCGATCCCGATCTGGATCGCATTCCAGAGCACTTACACGACCACGACCTCCCGCGGTGGGCGTTCAACCGCCGGATCATCGACGCGACCCACGAACACGCCGCCGTCTACAAGCCAAACGCCGCCTTCTACGAGGGGCCAGACGGCTGGGCTTCCCTCGAGGAAACGATCGCCTACGCCCACGGCAAGGACGTGCCCGTCCTGTTAGACGCCAAGCGGGCGGACATCGGGAACACGGCCCGCCAGTACGCGACGGCCTTAGAGACCGCCGACGCGATCACCGTCAACCCCTACATGGGTCGGGACTCCCTGCAGCCGTTTCTCGCAGACGAGACCGCAGGCGTCTTTATCCTCTGTCGGACCTCGAACCCGGGTGGGGCCGACCTGCAAGATCTCGAACTCGCCTCGGGCGAACCCCTCTACAAGCGCGTGGCGGCACTCGCGGAGCTGTGGAACGAGAACGACAACGTCGGGCTCGTCGTCGGTGCGACCGGACCCGAGGAACTCGAGGAACTGCGCGAGGAGGTGCCCGACCTTCCCTTCCTCGTCCCGGGTGTAGGTGCACAGGGAGGTGATGTCGAGGCTGCCGTCGAGTACGGGCTGGCAGACGGCGTCGGGCTGGTAAATTCCTCGCGGGGGATCATCTTCGCCGGCGAAGACCAGGGCGAGGAGTTCGCACAGGCGTCGAGCCAGGCCGCGAAGCGACTCAAGAAGCGGTTAAACCAGTACAGATAA
- a CDS encoding metal-dependent hydrolase, producing MWPWEHLAVAYVLYSLITNVVVRESPSAHETVAVVLGSQLPDLVDKPLAWMAGITETGYAIGYSIFVAPFVWLVAYGIARRRRSPRLAGAFSLAYLSHLVTDVRNPLRMGREPELRVVP from the coding sequence ATGTGGCCTTGGGAACACCTCGCGGTCGCGTACGTCCTCTACTCGCTGATCACGAACGTCGTCGTCCGTGAGTCGCCGTCGGCTCACGAAACGGTTGCCGTCGTCCTCGGTTCCCAGCTTCCGGACCTCGTCGACAAGCCGCTTGCCTGGATGGCTGGGATCACAGAGACCGGTTACGCCATCGGGTACTCGATATTCGTCGCTCCGTTCGTCTGGCTCGTCGCGTACGGTATCGCCCGGCGACGTCGTTCGCCTCGCCTCGCGGGTGCGTTCTCGCTCGCGTACCTCTCACACCTCGTGACGGACGTGCGCAACCCGTTGCGCATGGGACGCGAGCCCGAGCTACGCGTCGTTCCCTAG
- a CDS encoding DUF1616 domain-containing protein, with protein sequence MSDTHWWFLDQAAVIAITGVLTFGVFAGASGVTRIVLTAPLVLFLPGYALVSALFPDEPNDDYQSFDEGKTGLVNPLLVSGGLEPVERFILSIVFSVSLVPAITLFSGVTPWGLTVKTVLSGLAVLTVILALVAISSRYRCSPDQRFTPSVSVPSVTRSRSTLYERTNRRPYSVAVAIGVGLLVASAGFAVANPPQHDGFTEFSVETENVTGETETMYESTYDVGESRELETTISNHEHEERTYTTVVLLERVSYGDDEVTVQEADELERKTTTVPDGTTHRQTLEVTPTMEGEQLRLTLLLYDDEPPEEPTAENAYRVVSLPIEAT encoded by the coding sequence ATGAGCGACACACACTGGTGGTTTCTCGATCAGGCAGCCGTCATCGCGATCACCGGCGTCCTCACGTTCGGCGTGTTCGCCGGAGCGAGCGGAGTCACGCGAATAGTGTTGACAGCCCCTCTCGTTCTCTTTCTGCCCGGGTATGCGCTCGTCTCGGCTCTCTTTCCGGACGAACCAAACGACGACTACCAGTCGTTCGACGAGGGGAAAACCGGACTCGTCAATCCGCTGCTCGTAAGCGGCGGACTCGAGCCGGTCGAACGGTTCATCCTATCAATCGTATTTAGTGTTTCCCTCGTTCCGGCGATCACCCTTTTCTCGGGTGTTACCCCCTGGGGTTTGACGGTCAAGACGGTACTTTCCGGGCTTGCAGTCCTCACCGTCATCCTTGCACTCGTCGCGATCAGCTCTCGATACCGATGCTCGCCCGATCAGCGGTTCACTCCCTCGGTTTCGGTCCCGTCGGTCACTCGGTCACGGTCGACGCTTTACGAACGGACGAACCGACGCCCATACTCCGTGGCGGTGGCGATCGGAGTGGGTTTGCTGGTCGCAAGCGCCGGGTTCGCCGTTGCCAACCCACCACAGCACGACGGGTTCACCGAGTTCTCGGTCGAAACCGAAAACGTGACCGGCGAGACCGAGACGATGTACGAATCGACGTACGACGTCGGAGAGTCCCGCGAGCTAGAGACAACGATCTCGAACCACGAACACGAGGAACGGACGTACACGACCGTCGTCCTGCTCGAGCGAGTAAGCTACGGCGACGACGAGGTAACGGTTCAGGAGGCGGACGAGCTAGAGAGAAAGACGACAACGGTTCCCGACGGCACGACGCATCGGCAAACCCTCGAAGTCACCCCGACGATGGAAGGCGAACAGCTCCGGCTGACGCTGTTGCTCTACGACGACGAGCCGCCGGAAGAGCCCACAGCCGAGAACGCCTACCGCGTCGTTTCGCTCCCGATCGAGGCGACGTAG